A genomic window from Catenulispora sp. MAP5-51 includes:
- a CDS encoding inositol-3-phosphate synthase, which translates to MGSVRVAIIGVGNCAASLVQGVEYYKDADPNAKVPGLMHVQFGPYHVSDLEFVAAFDVDAKKVGLDLADAIGASENNTIKIADVPPTGVTVQRGHTNDGLGKYYRQTIVESDAEPVDMVAALKAAKADVVVCYLPVGSQSAVEYYAQVAIDAKVAFVNALPVFIAGTKAWADKFEAAGVPIVGDDIKSQVGATITHRVLAKLFEDRGVVLDRTMQLNVGGNMDFMNMLERERLESKKISKTQAVTSQLSHDLGAGNVHIGPSDYVAWLDDRKWAYVRLEGRAFGDVPLNLEYKLEVWDSPNSAGVIIDAVRCAKIAMDRGIGGPILSASSYFMKSPPVQYFDDEARDAVEKFIKGEVER; encoded by the coding sequence ATGGGTTCGGTTCGAGTAGCGATCATCGGCGTCGGTAACTGCGCCGCCTCGCTGGTGCAGGGCGTCGAGTACTACAAGGACGCCGACCCCAACGCCAAGGTCCCCGGCCTGATGCACGTCCAGTTCGGCCCCTACCACGTCAGCGACCTGGAGTTCGTGGCCGCGTTCGACGTGGACGCCAAGAAGGTGGGCCTGGACCTGGCCGACGCCATCGGCGCCAGCGAGAACAACACCATCAAGATCGCCGACGTCCCGCCGACCGGCGTGACGGTGCAGCGCGGCCACACCAACGACGGCCTGGGCAAGTACTACCGCCAGACCATCGTGGAGTCGGACGCCGAGCCGGTGGACATGGTCGCCGCGCTGAAGGCCGCCAAGGCCGACGTCGTGGTCTGCTACCTGCCGGTCGGCTCGCAGAGCGCCGTGGAGTACTACGCGCAGGTCGCGATCGACGCCAAGGTGGCGTTCGTGAACGCGCTGCCGGTCTTCATCGCCGGCACCAAGGCGTGGGCGGACAAGTTCGAGGCCGCCGGCGTGCCGATCGTGGGCGACGACATCAAGTCCCAGGTCGGCGCGACCATCACGCACCGCGTGCTGGCCAAGCTGTTCGAGGACCGCGGCGTCGTGCTGGACCGCACCATGCAGCTGAACGTCGGCGGCAACATGGACTTCATGAACATGCTCGAGCGCGAGCGCCTGGAGTCCAAGAAGATCTCCAAGACCCAGGCCGTGACCTCGCAGCTGTCCCACGACCTCGGCGCCGGCAACGTGCACATCGGCCCGTCGGACTACGTGGCGTGGCTGGACGACCGCAAGTGGGCGTACGTGCGCCTCGAGGGCCGCGCCTTCGGCGACGTCCCGCTGAACCTGGAGTACAAGCTCGAGGTGTGGGACTCCCCGAACTCCGCCGGCGTCATCATCGACGCGGTGCGCTGCGCGAAGATCGCCATGGACCGCGGCATCGGCGGCCCGATCCTGTCGGCCTCGTCCTACTTCATGAAGTCCCC
- a CDS encoding mannosyltransferase family protein: MVVLTWMSAWLFMPGPTTQGSLPARWDRWDAGIFTSIAQHWYFTPGTDPRHVAFFPGFPIAMWLAHLLPWTWTAAGLAVSAVAGAVATVALGRLAAAEVEEAWARRAGAGAGAAATVPRMREGLNGAEVEPGAAGSASAGGNGSAATSLDEGRSGGSASVLGSSSASHAAAASVGIEGGSASGSGDGSAASGSALGSSSASSAAAVGGSAGSAGSASALGSPAAPPKPVPTFLPLTVRAHAHRAAVNAALFFALAPAAVFLAAGYSESLFAAFAFSAWAAARRDRWGPAVVLAAGASAVRVNGLFLAAAIVLEFLLAGRGRRRWRQAPLLLVPAVPVAAYVVYLRRDTGDWFAWQHAQAAGWFRTFQTPKAAWDQTWRAAFGATQAGHTAWIFQLELVAVVVGLGLTALLLLKRRWPEALYVGLSLLALGTTTWFMSVPRAMLLWWPLWTMLGAWATRRPRVRTLYVCCVAPVMAGVALLFLSGQWAG; encoded by the coding sequence ATGGTGGTACTGACGTGGATGAGCGCCTGGCTGTTCATGCCGGGCCCCACGACCCAGGGCTCGCTGCCGGCCCGCTGGGACCGCTGGGACGCGGGCATCTTCACCAGCATCGCGCAGCACTGGTACTTCACGCCCGGCACCGACCCACGGCACGTGGCGTTCTTCCCGGGCTTCCCGATAGCGATGTGGCTGGCGCACCTGCTCCCGTGGACCTGGACCGCGGCCGGCCTGGCGGTCTCAGCGGTGGCCGGCGCGGTCGCGACGGTGGCGCTGGGACGGCTGGCGGCGGCGGAGGTCGAGGAGGCTTGGGCGCGCCGGGCGGGTGCGGGTGCGGGTGCGGCGGCGACGGTGCCGCGGATGCGCGAGGGGCTCAACGGCGCTGAGGTGGAGCCCGGGGCGGCCGGTTCGGCTTCGGCGGGCGGCAACGGCTCGGCGGCGACCAGCCTCGACGAGGGCCGCTCGGGCGGGTCGGCTTCGGTGCTCGGCAGCAGCTCAGCGAGTCATGCGGCGGCCGCGAGTGTCGGCATCGAGGGCGGCTCAGCTTCAGGGAGCGGCGATGGATCGGCGGCTTCTGGCTCGGCGCTCGGCAGCAGCTCAGCGAGTTCTGCGGCAGCAGTCGGCGGCTCAGCGGGCTCGGCCGGCTCGGCCTCGGCGCTCGGCAGCCCAGCGGCCCCGCCGAAGCCCGTCCCCACATTCCTCCCCCTGACCGTCCGGGCCCACGCGCACCGGGCCGCCGTCAACGCCGCGCTCTTCTTCGCTCTGGCGCCGGCGGCGGTGTTCCTGGCGGCGGGGTACAGCGAGAGCTTGTTCGCGGCGTTCGCTTTCTCTGCGTGGGCGGCGGCGCGGCGGGATCGGTGGGGGCCGGCCGTCGTGCTGGCGGCGGGGGCCAGTGCGGTGCGGGTGAACGGGCTGTTCCTCGCGGCGGCCATCGTTCTGGAGTTTCTGCTCGCCGGGCGGGGGCGGCGGCGGTGGCGGCAGGCGCCGTTGCTGCTCGTGCCGGCGGTGCCGGTGGCCGCTTATGTCGTGTACCTGCGGCGGGATACCGGGGACTGGTTCGCATGGCAGCATGCGCAGGCCGCCGGGTGGTTCCGGACCTTCCAGACTCCGAAGGCGGCGTGGGACCAGACCTGGCGTGCGGCCTTCGGGGCCACGCAGGCGGGCCATACTGCGTGGATCTTCCAGCTGGAGTTGGTCGCTGTCGTGGTGGGGCTCGGGCTGACCGCGCTCCTGCTGCTGAAGCGCCGGTGGCCCGAAGCCCTCTATGTCGGCCTCTCGCTGCTCGCCCTGGGCACCACCACGTGGTTCATGTCCGTCCCGCGCGCCATGCTCCTGTGGTGGCCGCTGTGGACGATGCTCGGCGCGTGGGCGACGCGGCGACCGAGGGTGCGCACGCTTTACGTGTGCTGCGTCGCCCCGGTCATGGCGG
- a CDS encoding glycosyltransferase family 87 protein, whose product MSSDVSEQESGPSGDPAGRGAAAAPVLVAPSLDDPVVNAASDAVGGPLGVRAFRPRLGSGTAIRTVARVLLLLTLLTLGLGVAQRSPCYATAWNGTGKQQYNHLCYTDVPYMYYGRGFDKNLTPYRQTDPASGNYGLEYPVVAGATMETAALLAQKIGADTPDQVRWFYNITTWFLIVFSLVCVLAIIGLAGRRPWDAAMFALAPGLLLTGTINWDLIAVALASVGMLAWARNKPVVAGIALGLGSATKLYPVFLLIPLLVLCWRAGRMRQWTQATGTAVVTWLAVNAPVMIFAFKGWKYFFTFNDNRPIDLGSPWFAIRHWWGWEPPNKNVVIIALVLAGWLGVALLGLMARRRPRFAQLAFLTVAVFVLLNKVYSPQYVLWLIPLAALARPRWRDFLIWQSCEVAYYVAVWYYLVWQAGPSNGNTRGLPDNFYVWAIMIHLGGIVYMMVQIVRDILDPRRDPVRADGIDDDPAGGALADSPDVWAWAQPRSHRASHGTGGASAEPELAAV is encoded by the coding sequence GTGAGTTCGGACGTGAGCGAGCAGGAGAGCGGCCCGTCGGGGGATCCGGCGGGCCGGGGCGCGGCGGCGGCACCGGTCCTGGTCGCCCCCTCCCTCGACGACCCGGTGGTGAACGCCGCCTCGGACGCCGTGGGCGGCCCGCTGGGCGTGCGCGCGTTCCGGCCCAGGCTCGGGTCCGGCACCGCGATCCGGACGGTCGCCCGGGTGCTGCTGCTGCTCACCCTGCTCACGCTCGGCCTCGGCGTGGCGCAGCGCTCCCCGTGCTACGCCACGGCCTGGAACGGCACGGGCAAGCAGCAGTACAACCACCTGTGCTACACCGACGTGCCGTACATGTACTACGGCCGCGGGTTCGACAAGAACCTCACCCCGTACCGGCAGACCGACCCGGCCAGCGGCAACTACGGCCTGGAGTACCCGGTGGTCGCCGGCGCGACGATGGAGACCGCCGCGCTGCTGGCGCAGAAGATCGGCGCCGACACCCCGGACCAGGTGCGGTGGTTCTACAACATCACGACGTGGTTCCTGATCGTCTTCTCACTCGTCTGCGTCCTGGCGATCATCGGCCTGGCCGGACGAAGGCCCTGGGACGCGGCGATGTTCGCGCTGGCTCCGGGGCTGCTGCTGACCGGAACCATAAACTGGGACCTCATCGCGGTGGCGCTGGCCTCGGTCGGCATGCTGGCCTGGGCCCGGAACAAGCCGGTGGTCGCCGGCATCGCGCTGGGCCTGGGCTCGGCGACGAAGCTGTACCCGGTGTTCCTGCTGATCCCGCTGCTGGTGCTGTGCTGGCGGGCCGGGCGGATGCGGCAGTGGACGCAGGCCACCGGCACCGCGGTGGTGACCTGGCTGGCGGTGAACGCTCCGGTCATGATCTTCGCCTTCAAGGGCTGGAAGTACTTCTTCACCTTCAACGACAACCGCCCGATCGACCTGGGCTCGCCGTGGTTCGCGATCCGCCACTGGTGGGGCTGGGAGCCGCCGAACAAGAACGTGGTGATCATCGCCCTGGTCCTGGCCGGCTGGCTCGGCGTGGCGCTGCTGGGCCTGATGGCCCGCCGCCGGCCGCGCTTCGCGCAGCTGGCGTTCCTCACCGTCGCGGTCTTCGTGCTCCTGAACAAGGTGTACTCGCCGCAGTACGTGCTCTGGCTGATCCCGCTGGCGGCGCTGGCCCGGCCGCGCTGGCGCGACTTCCTGATCTGGCAGAGCTGCGAGGTCGCCTACTACGTGGCGGTCTGGTACTACCTGGTCTGGCAGGCCGGACCCAGCAACGGCAACACCCGCGGCCTGCCGGACAACTTCTATGTCTGGGCGATCATGATCCACCTCGGCGGCATCGTCTACATGATGGTGCAGATCGTCCGAGACATCCTCGACCCCCGCCGCGACCCGGTCCGCGCCGACGGCATCGACGACGACCCGGCCGGCGGCGCCCTGGCGGACAGCCCGGACGTCTGGGCCTGGGCGCAGCCGCGCTCGCACCGCGCGAGCCACGGCACCGGCGGCGCGTCCGCCGAACCCGAACTCGCCGCGGTCTGA
- a CDS encoding transglycosylase domain-containing protein produces MSEHGSRRAGGGGGSRGRRSANGGGLSDKLDGLTNQLSGMFGKRGGGRRGDDDEYDEYDEYGSYDSRGGYDDGYGQEPADVASGGGRRGPGRRTASRSGGGGRRDELPPKDWWMKFINYPRYGKRGWRHWMPSIKQVLSMFLGFLFVVIGAVAYAYASTTIPQVKNSIAAGNPTYYTYDDGTEQFANIGVNYYQVNDINQIPKVFQNAFVAAENYSFWSDPGVSFTGVARSALNDLFGSGQTQGGSTITQQYVKNAYLSQDQTLGRKINEVMISIKLNHTESKQQILLGYLNQISFGRGAYGIDAASRAYFGHPISQMTEANVGEAAFLAAMVNDPSNFSTALANAKARTDNPKTFDRFEKRYNAILANMSQYGFVPKAATSPLENNLPKVIDFKPPNLTGYVGYMKDAATAFLAAQSSEYPNDPATQKYANIDNLSKGGYKIVTTYNHVMMNDAHDAADALWKGESYNGEGKFNPTKHASDNNIHLAFAAVDPHSGELKSFYTGTDGTEDYAKNSFNYALQGGVQVGSTFKPITLATALQTGKFSLDSMEEGSNSKPLYWPPGAKQPMTYTDSHGDSKLYPPNEDDESANGFNGMATLKQGLALSLNSVFVSLELDPAITPQAVYNMAQSLGLKSGTSDLLPVPSLTLGTAEITPMRMANVYGTFANGGVAHEPIQVSEIIDQRTNQVVWTPPALRKDGNVNKQVMSANTAAGVTQALQGVLQKGGTAYANNNAAALVAEANGNLAGKTGTTDFNHSAWFTGFSSSLATSVAIFRSTTDGSLESIKGLGYDDQTTRINGMDWPTTVWSAFMKKELERHKDTFAKPFPAYAPTCSGISNLVSPGQSVEPGTLASGSNLPGTPTGSEANCQSVFVSTPSPTPTPTPTKATTSTQAPLCQAPLQYDPASGQCVNVAPPSTDTTSQQQPTGTGPSNTTTTGPTNTSPSTPSSRCSKNPQAPGCETTSTTSSSSPGFGLPTG; encoded by the coding sequence ATGAGCGAGCACGGCAGTCGGCGCGCCGGAGGTGGCGGCGGATCCAGGGGGCGCCGGTCGGCCAACGGCGGCGGCCTCTCCGACAAGCTCGACGGGCTCACCAACCAGCTGTCCGGCATGTTCGGCAAGCGCGGCGGCGGCCGGCGCGGCGACGACGACGAGTACGACGAGTACGACGAGTACGGGTCCTACGACAGCCGCGGCGGCTATGACGACGGCTACGGCCAGGAGCCGGCCGACGTCGCCTCCGGAGGCGGCCGGCGGGGCCCCGGACGCCGCACCGCGAGCCGGTCCGGCGGCGGCGGCCGCCGGGACGAGCTGCCGCCCAAAGACTGGTGGATGAAGTTCATCAACTACCCGCGCTACGGCAAGCGCGGGTGGCGGCACTGGATGCCCTCCATCAAACAGGTGCTGTCGATGTTCCTGGGCTTCCTGTTCGTGGTCATAGGCGCGGTGGCCTACGCGTACGCCAGCACAACGATCCCGCAGGTCAAGAACAGCATCGCGGCCGGCAACCCGACCTATTACACGTATGACGACGGCACCGAGCAGTTCGCCAACATCGGCGTCAACTACTACCAGGTCAACGACATAAACCAGATCCCGAAGGTGTTCCAGAACGCGTTCGTCGCGGCGGAGAACTACTCCTTCTGGAGCGACCCGGGCGTGTCGTTCACCGGTGTGGCCCGCTCGGCGCTGAACGACCTGTTCGGCAGCGGCCAGACCCAGGGCGGATCGACGATCACCCAGCAGTACGTGAAGAACGCGTACCTGTCGCAGGACCAGACGCTGGGCCGCAAGATCAACGAAGTCATGATCTCCATAAAGCTCAACCACACGGAGAGCAAGCAGCAGATCCTGCTGGGGTACCTGAACCAGATCTCCTTCGGGCGCGGCGCCTACGGCATCGACGCGGCCTCGCGGGCCTACTTCGGCCACCCGATAAGCCAGATGACCGAGGCCAACGTCGGCGAGGCCGCGTTCCTGGCCGCCATGGTCAACGACCCCTCGAACTTCTCCACGGCCCTGGCCAACGCGAAGGCGCGCACCGACAACCCCAAGACGTTCGACCGCTTCGAGAAGCGGTACAACGCGATCCTGGCGAACATGTCGCAGTACGGCTTCGTGCCGAAGGCGGCCACCAGTCCGCTGGAGAACAACCTGCCGAAGGTCATCGACTTCAAGCCGCCGAACCTCACCGGGTACGTCGGGTACATGAAGGACGCCGCCACGGCCTTCCTCGCGGCGCAGTCGTCCGAGTACCCCAACGACCCGGCCACGCAGAAGTACGCGAACATCGACAACCTGTCCAAGGGCGGGTACAAGATCGTCACCACGTACAACCACGTGATGATGAACGACGCGCACGACGCGGCGGACGCCCTGTGGAAGGGCGAGAGCTACAACGGCGAAGGCAAGTTCAACCCGACGAAACACGCCTCCGACAACAACATCCACCTGGCGTTCGCCGCGGTGGACCCGCACAGCGGTGAGCTGAAGTCGTTCTACACCGGCACCGACGGCACCGAGGACTACGCCAAGAACTCCTTCAACTACGCCCTGCAGGGCGGCGTGCAGGTCGGTTCGACGTTCAAGCCGATCACGCTGGCGACCGCGCTGCAGACCGGCAAGTTCTCCCTGGACAGCATGGAGGAGGGCAGCAACTCCAAGCCGCTGTACTGGCCGCCGGGGGCCAAGCAGCCGATGACGTACACCGACTCCCACGGTGACTCCAAGCTGTATCCGCCCAACGAGGACGACGAGAGCGCCAACGGCTTCAACGGCATGGCGACCCTGAAGCAGGGTCTGGCGTTGTCGCTCAACTCGGTCTTCGTCTCGCTGGAGCTGGACCCGGCGATCACCCCGCAGGCGGTCTACAACATGGCCCAGTCGCTGGGCCTGAAGTCCGGCACCTCCGACCTTCTGCCGGTCCCCTCGCTCACCCTGGGCACCGCCGAGATCACGCCGATGCGCATGGCCAACGTCTACGGCACCTTCGCCAACGGGGGCGTCGCGCACGAGCCGATCCAGGTCAGCGAGATCATCGACCAGCGCACCAACCAGGTCGTCTGGACGCCGCCGGCGCTGCGCAAGGACGGCAACGTCAACAAGCAGGTGATGTCCGCGAACACCGCGGCCGGCGTCACCCAGGCGCTGCAGGGCGTGCTCCAGAAGGGCGGCACCGCCTACGCGAACAACAACGCCGCGGCCCTGGTCGCCGAGGCCAACGGCAACCTGGCCGGCAAGACCGGTACCACCGACTTCAACCACTCGGCCTGGTTCACCGGATTCTCCTCATCCCTGGCGACCTCGGTGGCGATCTTCAGATCGACGACGGACGGGTCCCTGGAATCGATCAAGGGTCTGGGCTACGACGACCAGACGACACGCATCAACGGTATGGACTGGCCGACCACGGTCTGGTCGGCGTTCATGAAGAAGGAACTGGAAAGGCACAAGGACACCTTCGCCAAACCGTTCCCGGCCTACGCGCCGACCTGTTCGGGCATCTCCAACCTGGTGAGCCCCGGCCAGTCGGTCGAGCCCGGCACCCTGGCCTCCGGTTCGAACCTGCCCGGCACGCCGACCGGCTCGGAGGCGAACTGCCAGTCGGTGTTCGTTTCGACGCCGAGCCCGACGCCGACCCCGACGCCGACGAAGGCCACGACGTCGACGCAGGCGCCGCTGTGCCAGGCACCGCTGCAGTACGACCCGGCCTCGGGCCAGTGCGTCAACGTGGCGCCGCCCTCGACGGACACCACCTCGCAGCAGCAGCCGACCGGCACCGGCCCCTCGAACACCACCACGACGGGCCCGACCAACACCTCGCCGTCCACGCCGTCGAGCAGGTGCAGCAAGAACCCGCAGGCACCGGGCTGTGAGACGACGAGCACGACCAGTTCGTCCTCGCCCGGCTTCGGGTTGCCGACAGGCTGA
- a CDS encoding PadR family transcriptional regulator: MAKRSQILELAVLGLLHEHPMHGYELRRQLNVQLGAFRALSYGTLYPCLKDLVARGWIAEDDTQTANVAASRRAKISYKLTAEGKERFQELMTTSGSAAWEDDNFGVHFAFFGRTNAGVRIRILEGRRSRLEERMEAVRGSLARSRDRLDSYTLELQRHGLESTEREVRWLNELIRTEHEQAFPTPPQQQPQQGSPEPRPS, encoded by the coding sequence ATGGCGAAGCGGTCCCAGATCCTGGAACTGGCCGTCCTCGGCCTGCTCCACGAGCACCCGATGCACGGCTATGAGCTGCGCCGTCAGCTCAACGTGCAGCTCGGGGCCTTCCGCGCGCTGTCCTACGGGACGCTGTACCCCTGCCTGAAGGACCTGGTCGCCCGTGGCTGGATCGCCGAGGACGACACCCAGACCGCCAACGTCGCCGCCTCGCGCCGGGCCAAGATCAGCTACAAGCTGACCGCGGAGGGCAAGGAGCGGTTCCAGGAGCTCATGACGACCTCCGGTTCGGCGGCCTGGGAGGACGACAACTTCGGCGTCCACTTCGCGTTCTTCGGGCGGACCAACGCCGGCGTCCGGATCCGGATCCTCGAGGGACGGCGCAGCCGTCTGGAGGAGCGGATGGAAGCGGTGCGGGGCTCGCTCGCCCGCAGCCGCGACCGGCTGGACTCCTACACCCTGGAGCTCCAGCGGCACGGCCTGGAGAGCACCGAGCGCGAGGTCCGATGGCTCAACGAGCTCATCCGGACCGAGCACGAGCAGGCGTTCCCAACGCCACCCCAACAGCAACCCCAGCAAGGCTCCCCGGAGCCCCGGCCCTCCTAG